A segment of the Pongo abelii isolate AG06213 chromosome 16, NHGRI_mPonAbe1-v2.0_pri, whole genome shotgun sequence genome:
TAAGCTCCATTCCATCCCAAGCTCCATTTTGGGACCCATAGTTTTAGCTGGTCATCCAGAAAAGTTCTGTGTAGTGGGAAAAGTGCCATGGAGTGGGCAGCAGGAGGCCTGGGGCTGTCTGCCTCAAGCTGCAAGACCCTGAGCACTTCCCTCCACTGTAAGTGAGAGGATTGAACCATATGAGCCTGAGGTGCCTTTCAACTATGCCCTCCTGACACAAGGTGACTGCCTAGCATTTGTAGGACACAGAAGCATCGGAACACAGTGGTatggcccagcactttgggaggccgaggtgagtggatcacttgaggtcaagagttcaagaccagcctggccaacaaggtgaaaccccatctgtactaaaaatacaaaaattaaccgggtatgGGTTACTCTgtcactctgggtgacagagtgagactccgtctcaaaaaaacaaacaaacaaacaaaccccaaaccaacgaaccaaacaaacaaaaaccaacaacagaAAACACAGTGGTATGGGCATACCCTctagcggtccccaacctttttggtaccagggatTGGTTTCGTAAAAGACAGTTTTCCACAGACGGCAGAGGGGAAATGGTTTCGGAATGATTCAAGCATATTACAttaattgtgcattttatttctattattattataacataaaatgaaatacttacaCAACTtgccataatgtagaatcaatggGTGTCCTgcgcttgttttcctgcaactaaacagtcccatctggaggtgatgggagacagtgacagatcatcaggcattagattttcataaggagcaggcaacctagatccctctcacatgcagttcacaatagggttcgtccTCCAATGAGAATCGAATgctgctgccactgatctgacagaaggcagCACTCAGGCAGTAATGAGgatggggagcggctgtaaatacagatgaagctttgcttgctcacTGCTCACCTCCAGCTGCGTGGCCTGGTTCCTAAGGTCCGTGGCCCCAGGGTCGGGGACCCCTGCTTTAGAATCAGGCTGGCTGCATTCCAGGCCTAGGTCTGCTACTCTCTGGCTATGTGACTAAAACTCTCGGTGCTTCAGTCTCTTCATATATGAAATAAGGCCATTAATAATTTCTAATTCATAGTGTTGCTATAAGCAATAAATGGATAATATCCATGGGGGGAGAAATAATAGTATCTACTCCTAGGATTGTTGTAAGGAGTTAGTATAAAGTGCTTACAACAGTACCTGACACATGATGCAATtaaagtgttagctattattatttcagGAAGCCCTTCTTCCCATCCACAGGCATATGGTCCCCTAGGCAGCCCCAATTCCTTTTCCCAGGATCTGGAGCCTCGCAGCAAGTGTGGAATTCCCATTCCCATCCCAAGTCAGGGGCTTTACGGGATGCTCATCTGCAAAGCAGTGTTGCTACCTTTCCcatttttcagagaagaaaactgagactcaaaaagAGATTGGACTGGCTCAGAGTCAGAGTCAGAAGCCCAAGCCAAATTAAAACCCTGGTCCTGGACCCCAGCCTGGCCCAATGTATTTGCTCCATTTCTGCCTTGTTCTCCAACCTGCGTGTCCCACTTGTCTGAGCTGAAGTGGTGAGCTGGGTATTCATTCTGTCTCAGCTTCTTCCTAGCTGAATGACCCTGGACAAGTTACCTAAACTCTCTCAGCCTCAACCGGGATATTTCAGATACTGTCCCAAGACTGTGAAATAGGTGTTATTATTGgcccccattttattttttaattaattttttggttttttttgagacagagcctcactctgttgcctaggctggagtgcaatggcacgagctcggctcactgcaacttcagcctcccgagttcaagctattctcatgcctcagcctcataaagtacctggtattacaggcacgtgccaccacgcccggctaatttttttgtatttttaatagagacggggtttccccatgtcggccaggctggtctcgaactcctgacctcaggtgatccaccattctcggcctcccaaagtgctgggattacaggagtgagccaccgttcctggcctacTGGCCCCATGTGGAACATGAAGAACAGTTAGGACATTCGCACGAGGGCACACAGCTGGAAAGATGCAGGTGAAATGGGTATCTCCCCAGCAGCCCTCAGTGCGCCCGCATGCTGCAGGTACTCGGTATATGGTCACTATTATTACCATTTCTTCTAAGGAAATGAGTGACCACACAGGTCTCCAGATGCCCTCCGGGCCCGCAGCCATACAGCCTGCGGGCCACCAGATCACATGAGCCGTACTATCTTTAGCCAGGAAGAGATATTTATAGCCCCCAGGGGAGTTTTTCGCTGCAGGGGAGCCCCAGAGTCGGTGGCCGGCAAACCCAAGGCCCCAGCGGCGGCCTCCGCCCCGCCAGCTCGCCATGCCACGGTGTCCGGAGACCCCGGTGCAGGTGTGGGTGGGCGGCCAGCTCTTCCAAGCCGACCGCGCCCTGCTGGTGGAGCACTGCGGCTTCTTCCGCGGCCTCTTCCGCTCCGGCATGCGGGAGGCGCGCGCGGCAGAGGTGCGCCTAGGCGTTCTGAGCGCGGGCGGCTTCCGCGCCACGCTGCAGGTGCTGCGCGGTGAGCGGCCGGCGCTGGCGGCGGAGGACGAGCTGCTGCAGGCCGTGGAGTGCGCCGCCTTCCTGCAGGCGCCGGCGCTGGCTCGCTTCCTGGAGCACAATCTCACGTCGGACAACTGCGCATTGCTGTGCGACGCTGCCGCCGCCTTCGGCCTGCGCGACGTTTTCCACAGTGCCGCGCTCTTCATCCGCGACGGCGAGCGCGAGCTGGCGGCCGAGCTGGCACTGCCCGAGGCCCGCGCCTACGTGGCGGCGCTGCGGCCCAGCAGCTACGTGGCCGTGAGTACCCACACGCCCGCGCCCGGCTTCCTGGAGGACGCCTCGCGCACACTGTGCTACCTGGACGAGGAAGAGGACGCGTGGCGCACGCTGGCCGCGCTGCCCCTGGGTGCCAGCACGTTGCTGGCCGGGGTGGCCACGCTGGGCAACAAGCTTTACATCGTGGGGGGCGTGCGCGGCGCCAGCAAGGAGGTGGTAGAGCTGGGCTTCTGCTACGACCCCGACGGCGGCACGTGGCACGAGTTTCCCAGCCCGCACCAGCCGCGCTATGACACAGCGCTGGTCGGCTTCGACGGCCGCCTCTACGCCATCGGCGGCGAGTTCCAGAGGACGCCCATCAGCTCCGTGGAGCGCTACGACCCGGCCGCGGGCTGCTGGAGTTTCGTGGCCGACCTGCCGCAGCCGGCCGCCAGCGTGCCCTGCGCCCAGGCGTGTGGCCGCCTCTTCGTGTGCCTGTGGCGGCCGGCCGACACCACCGCCGTGGTGGAGTACACGGTGCGGACCGACGCGTGGCTGCCAGTGGCCGAGCTGCGGCGTCCGCAGAGCTATGGCCACTGCATGGTGGCCCACCGCGACAGCCTCTACGTGGTGCGCAACGGACCTTCCGACGACTTCCTGCACTGCGCCATCGACTGTCTCAACCTGGCCACGGGCCAGTGGACGGCGCTGCCCGGCCAGTTCGTCAACAGCAAGGGAGCGCTCTTCACGGCCGTGGTGCGCGGCGACACCGTCTATACGGTCAACCGCATGTTCACGCTGCTCTACGCCATCGAGGGCGGCACCTGGCGGCTGCTCAGGGAGAAAGCCGGCTTCCCACGGCCCGGCTCCTT
Coding sequences within it:
- the KBTBD13 gene encoding kelch repeat and BTB domain-containing protein 13; the protein is MPRCPETPVQVWVGGQLFQADRALLVEHCGFFRGLFRSGMREARAAEVRLGVLSAGGFRATLQVLRGERPALAAEDELLQAVECAAFLQAPALARFLEHNLTSDNCALLCDAAAAFGLRDVFHSAALFIRDGERELAAELALPEARAYVAALRPSSYVAVSTHTPAPGFLEDASRTLCYLDEEEDAWRTLAALPLGASTLLAGVATLGNKLYIVGGVRGASKEVVELGFCYDPDGGTWHEFPSPHQPRYDTALVGFDGRLYAIGGEFQRTPISSVERYDPAAGCWSFVADLPQPAASVPCAQACGRLFVCLWRPADTTAVVEYTVRTDAWLPVAELRRPQSYGHCMVAHRDSLYVVRNGPSDDFLHCAIDCLNLATGQWTALPGQFVNSKGALFTAVVRGDTVYTVNRMFTLLYAIEGGTWRLLREKAGFPRPGSLQTFLLRLPPGAPGPVASTPEL